The Deltaproteobacteria bacterium DNA segment CAACTGCGAGGACGCGGCCGAGGCAGGCTTGAAATTCGGCGCCGACGTCATCCTGGCCATCGGCGGCGGCAGCTCCATGGACACGGCCAAGACGGCTGCCGTGCTCATGAAACATCCCGGCAAGACGGCCAAGGATTTCTATGAGTCCGGCGAGCCCATCACCGGCGCCACGCCGTTCATCCTGGTCAACACCTCCCACGGCACGGGTTCGGAATGCGACGCCTTTGCCGTGGCCCAGTCCGACGGCGAGGACAAGCCGGCCATCAATTCCCCGCACATCTACGCGACCTACGCCATCGAGGACCCGCGTCTGACCGTGACCATGCCCCTCAAGCAGACCATCTCCACGGCCATCGACGCCCTGAACCACGCCCTGGAAGCGGCCACGACCATCGTCGCCTCGCCCTATTCCATCGGCCTGTCCAGGGACGCCATCCGGCTGGTGGCCTCGTACCTGCCGACGGCCATCGCCCAGCCCGGCAATCTGACCGCGCGTTACTGGCTCATGTACGCCTCGGCCATCGCCGGCATCAGCTTTGACCTGAGCTTTTTGCACATCACCCATTCCATGGAACACGCCATGAGCGCCATCAACGAAAAGGTCACCCATGGCGATGGCCTGGGCATCCTGCTCCCGGCCATGGTGCGCGAAATCTACCCGGCCGTGCCCGAGATGCTCGCCGACATCTGTGCACCGATCGTGCCGGGCCTGGACGGCGTGCCCGGCGAGGCCGATTACTTCGTGGAGCAGTTCACCGCCTGGCTCAATTCCGTGGGTCAGGCCACGAGCATGGCCGGCTACTTCACCGAGGCCGATATCCCGGCCCTGGTCAAGATGACCATGGAATCCTCCCTGTCCAAGATCCTGCTTGGCCTGGCGCCGATCAAGGTCGACGCCACGGTCATCGAACGCATTTTCCGGAATTCGTTGTAGACCCAACTTCTCCGGTCACGGCGGCCAGGCCAAGACCTGGCCACCGTGGCAGGACGCCCGACGGCCAAAAGTCATGTTCCAGGCGCGCTTCGGACCG contains these protein-coding regions:
- a CDS encoding iron-containing alcohol dehydrogenase, whose amino-acid sequence is NCEDAAEAGLKFGADVILAIGGGSSMDTAKTAAVLMKHPGKTAKDFYESGEPITGATPFILVNTSHGTGSECDAFAVAQSDGEDKPAINSPHIYATYAIEDPRLTVTMPLKQTISTAIDALNHALEAATTIVASPYSIGLSRDAIRLVASYLPTAIAQPGNLTARYWLMYASAIAGISFDLSFLHITHSMEHAMSAINEKVTHGDGLGILLPAMVREIYPAVPEMLADICAPIVPGLDGVPGEADYFVEQFTAWLNSVGQATSMAGYFTEADIPALVKMTMESSLSKILLGLAPIKVDATVIERIFRNSL